The nucleotide sequence GGTAGCGCACCTCCATGGCATGGAGGGGGTCAGGGGTTCGAGTCCCCTCAGCTCCACCCAATCCGCTGGTCAGTGGCCATGTTCGAAGTCCTCATCCAGGAGGACCGCATGGCCGCTCACCACAAACTCACCACTTCACCAGCGGCTTCGGCCTGTCTTGGCCGGACTCTGCGCCGCTCGGCGCGTCTCGTGCACCTGTCCGGCATGAACTCCGAGACACGCTCCGACGAACACGACGAACCACCAGCGGCACCCGGCCTGGGCAACGTCGTCGGCGAGACGCTGACCTTGCAGGATCTGGCCACCCAGCTGGGGGTGACCGTCCAGACGCTCTACGACCTTCGTAGCCAAGGCCGCGGGCCGCGAGGCTTCCGCGTGGGCCGTGAACTCCAGTTCAGACGCAGCGAGATCGACGCCTGGCTGGCGTGGATGGAGGGGGCCGATGCCAAGCGCCACCCACGTGGAGGCTCCCGGTGAGCGGGGGACGGCCGCGCACGGCGATCGGCACCTACGGCACGATCAACGTCCGGACCTGTGGGCATCGCCGCTATGTGGCGCGCACCAGATTCCGTGACCTCGATGGCCAGCTGCGTGAGGTGACCGCCACCGCGGGCTCTCGCACGGCCGCTCAGGCAGAACTCAAAGAACGGCTGGTGTGCCGGCCCGGATAC is from Jiangella alkaliphila and encodes:
- a CDS encoding helix-turn-helix transcriptional regulator: MFEVLIQEDRMAAHHKLTTSPAASACLGRTLRRSARLVHLSGMNSETRSDEHDEPPAAPGLGNVVGETLTLQDLATQLGVTVQTLYDLRSQGRGPRGFRVGRELQFRRSEIDAWLAWMEGADAKRHPRGGSR